In Mobula hypostoma chromosome 11, sMobHyp1.1, whole genome shotgun sequence, the following are encoded in one genomic region:
- the LOC134353902 gene encoding late histone H2A.2.2-like — protein MTGRGKTGGKAKSKPKSRSSRAGLQFPVGRVHRLLRKGNYAERVGAGAPVYLAAVLEYLTAEILELAGNAARDNKKTRIIPRHLQLAVRNDEELNKLLGGVTIAQGGVLPNIQAVLLPKKSGGPANPKGK, from the coding sequence ATGACTGGACGAGGGAAAACCGGTGGTAAGGCTAAGAGCAAACCCAAGTCTCGCTCGTCCCGGGCCGGACTGCAGTTCCCGGTGGGCCGAGTTCATAGACTCCTGAGGAAGGGTAATTATGCTGAGCGGGTGGGTGCCGGAGCCCCGGTCTATCTGGCTGCTGTGCTCGAGTATCTGACGGCTGAAATTCTCGAGTTGGCCGGCAACGCGGCCCGAGACAACAAGAAGACGCGCATCATCCCCAGACACCTGCAGCTGGCCGTCCGCAACGACGAGGAGCTCAACAAGCTGCTGGGAGGAGTGACCATCGCTCAGGGCGGGGTGCTGCCCAATATCCAGGCCGTGCTGTTGCCCAAAAAAAGTGGCGGACCCGCCAACCCCAAGGGGAAATAG